Proteins encoded together in one Myxocyprinus asiaticus isolate MX2 ecotype Aquarium Trade chromosome 9, UBuf_Myxa_2, whole genome shotgun sequence window:
- the LOC127446095 gene encoding ectonucleoside triphosphate diphosphohydrolase 8-like isoform X2 gives MGVQMKPLMLGAAFAAVSCTTIIALILSLANHQTLDQPYSTQYGIVFDAGSTHTALFLYQWLGSKENNTGVVSQSLSCDVDGDGISSYVQNPPGAGESLKKCLEFAKAAIPSGKQRATPVYLGATAGMRLLSLQNQSQADIILAEVAKTIQSYPFDFRGARILTGMEEGAYGWITINYLFESFIKHTFEGKWVHPKAGRILGALDLGGASTQISFSPKNPVSVPESAFNLQLYGYKYEVYTHSYQCYGKDQALKKLQAWLHKNAGASSVVNHPCYHQGYNFTLTLADLYNSPCVVTPNNFNPTAKITFLGISNSSLCLSLMEKIVNLTDCTFSPDCGIDGVYQPPVNGEFFAFSAYFYTFDFLGLAPKAPLNLVLSTIDTHCNKTWNTLVAQNPGIKAKYLRDYCASAQYIMTILLKGLKFNNTWDQISFEKQVADTDVGWTLGYMLNLTNMIPSERSRAITGVTHSQWAAQTFFIVCALFLSLLVIVILFLRDPKH, from the exons ATGGGAGTTCAGATGAAGCCTTTAATGCTGGGCGCTGCATTTGCTGCTGTTTCCTGTACAACCATCATCGCTCTGATTCTCTCTCTTGCTAATCATCAGACTTTGGATCAGCCATACTCAACACAG TATGGGATTGTGTTTGATGCCGGCTCCACTCACACGGCCCTCTTCCTGTACCAGTGGCTTGGGAGCAAAGAGAATAATACAGGAGTAGTCTCTCAGAGTCTGAGCTGTGACGTGGATG GTGATGGCATATCCAGCTATGTCCAGAACCCCCCAGGTGCCGGAGAAAGTCTTAAGAAATGCTTGGAGTTTGCCAAGGCAGCAATACCATCAGGAAAGCAGAGGGCCACACCTGTGTATCTAGGTGCCACCGCAGGCATGCGGCTTCTTAG CTTACAGAACCAAAGTCAAGCAGACATTATTCTTGCTGAGGTCGCCAAAACTATCCAAAGTTATCCTTTTGATTTCCGAGGGGCCAGAATACTCACTGGCATGGAGGAGGGGGCTTATGGCTGGATCACAATCAACTACCTCTTTGAGAGCTTTATCAAG CATACTTTTGAGGGAAAGTGGGTCCACCCAAAAGCAGGACGGATCCTTGGAGCTCTAGATCTGGGTGGTGCATCAACACAGATCTCATTCTCCCCTAAAAACCCAGTGAGTGTCCCAGAATCAGCTTTTAATCTCCAGCTCTATGGCTACAAGTATGAGGTGTACACACACAGCTACCAGTGCTATGGCAAAGACCAGGCATTGAAGAAGCTTCAGGCCTGGCTTCACAAG AATGCTGGAGCATCATCGGTTGTCAATCATCCATGCTATCACCAAGGATATAACTTCACTCTTACATTGGCTGACCTATACAACTCCCCTTGTGTggtcacaccaaacaattttaacCCTACTGCAAAGATCACCTTCCTTGGAATCAGCAATTCTTCCCTCTGTCTTTCTCTAATGGAGAAAATCGTTAACCTAACTGACTGCACCTTTTCTCCAGACTGTGGTATCGATGGGGTCTATCAGCCTCCTGTTAATGGCGAATTCTTT GCTTTCTCGGCATACTTCTACACATTTGACTTCCTTGGTCTTGCCCCAAAAGCGCCACTAAACCTGGTTCTTTCTACTATTGACACTCATTGCAACAAAACCTGGAACACT CTTGTTGCCCAAAATCCAGGCATTAAGGCAAAATATCTGAGAGATTATTGTGCTTCTGCTCAGTATATCATGACTATTCTCCTGAAAGGACTCAAGTTCAATAACACCTGGGATCAAATCTCTTTTGAAAAACAG GTTGCAGACACAGATGTTGGTTGGACATTGGGCTACATGTTGAACCTGACCAATATGATTCCTTCTGAACGGTCCAGAGCAATAACAGGGGTGACGCATAGTCAATGGGCTGCTCAGACTTTCTTTATTGTCTGTGCCCTCTTCCTCAGTCTACTTGTTATAGTCATCCTGTTTCTCCGTGATCCAAAGCATTAA
- the LOC127446095 gene encoding ectonucleoside triphosphate diphosphohydrolase 8-like isoform X1, whose amino-acid sequence MLELKCVHRESSTKQDITDMGVQMKPLMLGAAFAAVSCTTIIALILSLANHQTLDQPYSTQYGIVFDAGSTHTALFLYQWLGSKENNTGVVSQSLSCDVDGDGISSYVQNPPGAGESLKKCLEFAKAAIPSGKQRATPVYLGATAGMRLLSLQNQSQADIILAEVAKTIQSYPFDFRGARILTGMEEGAYGWITINYLFESFIKHTFEGKWVHPKAGRILGALDLGGASTQISFSPKNPVSVPESAFNLQLYGYKYEVYTHSYQCYGKDQALKKLQAWLHKNAGASSVVNHPCYHQGYNFTLTLADLYNSPCVVTPNNFNPTAKITFLGISNSSLCLSLMEKIVNLTDCTFSPDCGIDGVYQPPVNGEFFAFSAYFYTFDFLGLAPKAPLNLVLSTIDTHCNKTWNTLVAQNPGIKAKYLRDYCASAQYIMTILLKGLKFNNTWDQISFEKQVADTDVGWTLGYMLNLTNMIPSERSRAITGVTHSQWAAQTFFIVCALFLSLLVIVILFLRDPKH is encoded by the exons ATGTTGGAGCTGAAGTGTGTTCATAGAGAGAGTTCTACAAAACAGG ATATCACAGACATGGGAGTTCAGATGAAGCCTTTAATGCTGGGCGCTGCATTTGCTGCTGTTTCCTGTACAACCATCATCGCTCTGATTCTCTCTCTTGCTAATCATCAGACTTTGGATCAGCCATACTCAACACAG TATGGGATTGTGTTTGATGCCGGCTCCACTCACACGGCCCTCTTCCTGTACCAGTGGCTTGGGAGCAAAGAGAATAATACAGGAGTAGTCTCTCAGAGTCTGAGCTGTGACGTGGATG GTGATGGCATATCCAGCTATGTCCAGAACCCCCCAGGTGCCGGAGAAAGTCTTAAGAAATGCTTGGAGTTTGCCAAGGCAGCAATACCATCAGGAAAGCAGAGGGCCACACCTGTGTATCTAGGTGCCACCGCAGGCATGCGGCTTCTTAG CTTACAGAACCAAAGTCAAGCAGACATTATTCTTGCTGAGGTCGCCAAAACTATCCAAAGTTATCCTTTTGATTTCCGAGGGGCCAGAATACTCACTGGCATGGAGGAGGGGGCTTATGGCTGGATCACAATCAACTACCTCTTTGAGAGCTTTATCAAG CATACTTTTGAGGGAAAGTGGGTCCACCCAAAAGCAGGACGGATCCTTGGAGCTCTAGATCTGGGTGGTGCATCAACACAGATCTCATTCTCCCCTAAAAACCCAGTGAGTGTCCCAGAATCAGCTTTTAATCTCCAGCTCTATGGCTACAAGTATGAGGTGTACACACACAGCTACCAGTGCTATGGCAAAGACCAGGCATTGAAGAAGCTTCAGGCCTGGCTTCACAAG AATGCTGGAGCATCATCGGTTGTCAATCATCCATGCTATCACCAAGGATATAACTTCACTCTTACATTGGCTGACCTATACAACTCCCCTTGTGTggtcacaccaaacaattttaacCCTACTGCAAAGATCACCTTCCTTGGAATCAGCAATTCTTCCCTCTGTCTTTCTCTAATGGAGAAAATCGTTAACCTAACTGACTGCACCTTTTCTCCAGACTGTGGTATCGATGGGGTCTATCAGCCTCCTGTTAATGGCGAATTCTTT GCTTTCTCGGCATACTTCTACACATTTGACTTCCTTGGTCTTGCCCCAAAAGCGCCACTAAACCTGGTTCTTTCTACTATTGACACTCATTGCAACAAAACCTGGAACACT CTTGTTGCCCAAAATCCAGGCATTAAGGCAAAATATCTGAGAGATTATTGTGCTTCTGCTCAGTATATCATGACTATTCTCCTGAAAGGACTCAAGTTCAATAACACCTGGGATCAAATCTCTTTTGAAAAACAG GTTGCAGACACAGATGTTGGTTGGACATTGGGCTACATGTTGAACCTGACCAATATGATTCCTTCTGAACGGTCCAGAGCAATAACAGGGGTGACGCATAGTCAATGGGCTGCTCAGACTTTCTTTATTGTCTGTGCCCTCTTCCTCAGTCTACTTGTTATAGTCATCCTGTTTCTCCGTGATCCAAAGCATTAA